The Flavobacterium jumunjinense genome includes a region encoding these proteins:
- a CDS encoding DUF4197 domain-containing protein gives MKKIALTLLTFTLFSCAELQQVVDQLPQGTVPGLSQTDIASGLKEALDKGIEKQVSKLTATDGFFKNEAVKILLPDELQTVDKKLRQVGLSKLADEGLKVLNRAAEDAVKEATPIFVDAVKQMSFNDAKNILMGDNSAATTYLQNSTSTALYGKFNPVIKNSFAKVGADKVWSNIISKYNNIPFVEKVNPDLTDYTTNKAMDGVFKMIAVEEQSIRTDFSSRTSDLLKKVFAMQDKK, from the coding sequence ATGAAAAAAATAGCACTTACACTTTTAACTTTTACATTATTTAGTTGCGCAGAATTACAACAAGTTGTTGATCAATTACCACAAGGAACAGTTCCTGGTCTTAGTCAAACAGATATAGCTAGTGGTTTAAAAGAAGCTTTGGATAAAGGAATTGAGAAACAAGTATCTAAATTAACAGCTACTGATGGTTTTTTTAAAAATGAAGCGGTTAAAATATTACTTCCAGATGAATTACAAACTGTTGATAAAAAATTGAGACAAGTTGGATTATCTAAATTAGCTGATGAAGGTTTGAAAGTTTTAAACAGAGCTGCTGAAGATGCTGTAAAAGAAGCTACACCAATATTTGTTGATGCCGTTAAACAAATGTCTTTTAATGATGCTAAAAACATTTTAATGGGAGACAATTCTGCTGCTACTACCTATTTACAAAACTCTACTTCTACTGCTTTATATGGTAAATTTAATCCTGTTATTAAAAACTCATTTGCAAAAGTTGGTGCCGATAAAGTATGGAGTAATATTATATCTAAATATAACAACATTCCTTTTGTAGAAAAAGTGAATCCAGATTTAACAGATTATACTACTAACAAGGCTATGGACGGTGTTTTTAAAATGATAGCTGTTGAAGAACAAAGCATTAGAACCGATTTTAGCTCTAGAACTTCTGACTTATTGAAAAAAGTATTTGCTATGCAAGACAAAAAGTAA
- a CDS encoding alpha/beta fold hydrolase: MINYTIYKCSSEDIDSLNHQKKEWVTFVHGAGGSSSIWFKQIRDFQKHFNVLLLDLRGHGDSAKKIKNTFKQKYTFKAIANDIVEVINHLKIETSHFVGISLGSIVIRQLAEMNPEKVKSMILGGAILKMNFRSQILMKLGNTFKYVLPYLVLYKFFAFVIMPKKNHKKSRLLFINEAKKLYQKEFIKWFKLTAEINPVLKWFRQVELDIPTLYVMGEEDYMFLPAVRQVVGKHVKTAELFIIENCGHVVNVEQPKIFNTTVISYLQRN; encoded by the coding sequence TTGATTAACTATACAATTTATAAGTGTTCATCAGAAGATATTGATTCACTTAATCATCAGAAAAAAGAATGGGTGACTTTTGTTCATGGAGCAGGAGGAAGTTCCTCTATATGGTTCAAACAAATTCGAGACTTTCAGAAGCATTTTAATGTTTTACTACTAGATTTAAGAGGACATGGCGATTCTGCAAAGAAAATTAAAAATACTTTTAAACAAAAATACACCTTTAAAGCAATTGCTAATGATATCGTTGAGGTTATCAATCATCTAAAAATTGAAACTTCACATTTTGTAGGCATTTCTCTAGGTTCAATTGTTATTCGTCAGTTAGCAGAAATGAATCCTGAGAAAGTAAAAAGTATGATTTTAGGAGGAGCTATTTTAAAAATGAATTTCCGATCTCAAATTCTAATGAAATTAGGAAACACATTTAAATACGTTTTACCTTATTTAGTACTCTATAAGTTTTTCGCATTTGTAATTATGCCTAAAAAAAATCATAAAAAGTCAAGATTACTTTTCATAAATGAAGCTAAAAAACTCTATCAAAAAGAATTTATAAAATGGTTTAAGCTAACGGCAGAAATTAATCCAGTATTAAAATGGTTTCGACAAGTAGAATTAGATATACCAACCTTATATGTAATGGGAGAAGAAGACTATATGTTTCTTCCAGCAGTTCGACAAGTTGTTGGAAAACATGTTAAAACAGCTGAACTTTTTATAATTGAAAACTGTGGACACGTTGTTAATGTAGAACAACCAAAGATATTTAATACAACAGTAATTTCATATCTACAAAGAAATTAA
- a CDS encoding ABC transporter substrate-binding protein: MKELIDQLGTTHTFEKTPKRIISLVPSQTELLCDLGLEDEIVGITKFCIHPFHLKSTKTRVGGTKKIKFDKIVALQPDIIICNKEENTKEIVEELSAICPVWVTDIFTIEDNLKMILDFGELFDKRTNAQKWIDKTNFALQDFKKFIKDKPEKKVAYFIWANPYMAAGKSTFINELLKLNHFVNIYEDKESRYPEVELKKIRLEGDPDYVLLSSEPFPFKDEHAFEVGRSTHHAKTVFVDGEMFSWYGSRLVKAFEYFKKVHDAI, from the coding sequence ATGAAAGAATTAATTGACCAACTTGGAACCACACATACTTTTGAAAAAACACCAAAGAGAATTATCTCTCTTGTGCCTTCTCAAACAGAACTATTATGCGATTTAGGATTAGAAGATGAAATAGTAGGAATTACGAAGTTTTGTATTCATCCATTTCATTTAAAATCAACAAAGACAAGAGTTGGTGGAACTAAAAAGATAAAGTTTGATAAAATTGTTGCACTTCAACCCGATATTATAATTTGCAATAAGGAAGAGAATACAAAAGAAATTGTAGAAGAATTGAGTGCAATTTGTCCTGTTTGGGTTACAGATATCTTTACTATAGAAGATAATTTAAAAATGATTCTTGATTTTGGGGAACTTTTTGACAAAAGAACGAATGCTCAAAAGTGGATAGATAAAACAAATTTTGCCCTTCAAGATTTTAAGAAGTTCATAAAAGACAAACCAGAAAAGAAAGTAGCTTATTTTATTTGGGCGAATCCTTATATGGCTGCTGGCAAATCAACTTTTATAAATGAATTGTTAAAATTAAATCATTTTGTAAATATCTATGAAGATAAAGAAAGTCGATACCCAGAAGTAGAATTAAAGAAAATTCGATTAGAAGGTGATCCAGATTATGTGTTACTTTCTTCTGAGCCTTTCCCTTTTAAAGACGAACACGCTTTTGAAGTAGGGCGATCCACACATCATGCTAAAACTGTTTTTGTAGATGGAGAAATGTTCTCTTGGTATGGAAGTAGATTAGTTAAAGCATTTGAATATTTCAAAAAAGTGCATGATGCAATATAA
- the pyrF gene encoding orotidine-5'-phosphate decarboxylase has product MTTQQLAQQIQIKKSFLCIGLDVDLNKIPNYLLETEDPIFEFNKAIIDATHDLCVSYKPNTAFYEAYGIKGWQSLEKTINYINEKHPDIFTIADAKRGDIGNTSSMYAKAFFEDLNFDSVTVAPYMGKDSVEPFLAFENKHTIMLALTSNEGAFDFQTQFVDGIELYKTVLTTSKTWKNSENLMYVVGATKAEFFTDIRKIVPDSFLLVPGVGAQGGSLSEVCKYGMNKNVGLLINSSRGIIYSSNGTDFAEKAREEALKLQKEMELILNK; this is encoded by the coding sequence ATGACAACACAACAACTAGCGCAACAAATTCAAATTAAAAAATCATTTCTATGCATTGGACTAGATGTCGATTTGAATAAGATTCCAAACTACTTATTGGAAACAGAAGATCCAATTTTCGAATTTAATAAGGCTATAATAGATGCAACGCACGATTTGTGTGTTTCCTACAAACCGAATACTGCTTTCTATGAAGCTTATGGAATTAAAGGTTGGCAATCTCTTGAAAAGACAATTAATTATATTAATGAGAAACATCCTGATATTTTTACCATTGCAGATGCAAAAAGAGGCGATATAGGGAATACTTCTTCTATGTATGCAAAAGCCTTTTTTGAAGATTTAAATTTTGATAGTGTAACTGTAGCACCCTATATGGGAAAAGACTCAGTAGAACCTTTTTTAGCCTTCGAAAACAAACATACTATTATGTTGGCTCTAACGTCTAATGAAGGAGCATTTGATTTTCAAACTCAATTTGTAGATGGAATAGAATTGTATAAAACAGTATTAACGACTTCAAAAACTTGGAAAAATTCAGAAAATTTAATGTACGTTGTGGGCGCTACTAAAGCTGAATTTTTTACCGATATTAGAAAAATTGTACCAGATAGTTTCTTATTAGTTCCGGGAGTTGGTGCACAAGGAGGAAGTTTGTCTGAAGTTTGTAAATACGGAATGAATAAAAATGTAGGTTTGCTAATTAATTCTTCAAGAGGAATTATTTATTCTTCAAATGGAACAGATTTTGCGGAAAAAGCAAGAGAAGAAGCCTTGAAACTGCAAAAAGAAATGGAATTAATTTTGAATAAATAA
- a CDS encoding Dps family protein, with protein sequence MEPKIGLTKEELSKSIKDLTVVLSNEMILYVKTRKFHWNVTGNSFMELHKLFENQYSTLEETIDDVAERISELGGKAIGTMKEFIKHSILEEDSNFINQNEMLEELLNDHEKIIIQLRKFIKNAEEIEDVGTADFLTSILMDHESKSWILRKYLS encoded by the coding sequence ATGGAACCAAAAATTGGACTAACAAAAGAAGAATTATCAAAAAGCATTAAAGATTTAACCGTTGTATTATCTAATGAAATGATACTATATGTTAAGACTAGGAAATTTCATTGGAATGTAACTGGAAATAGTTTTATGGAATTACACAAGCTTTTTGAAAACCAATATAGCACATTAGAAGAAACGATTGATGATGTAGCAGAAAGAATTAGTGAGCTTGGAGGAAAGGCTATTGGAACTATGAAGGAATTCATAAAACATTCTATCCTTGAAGAAGATTCTAACTTTATTAATCAAAATGAAATGTTAGAAGAATTGCTAAATGATCACGAAAAAATCATTATTCAACTTAGAAAATTCATAAAAAATGCGGAAGAAATTGAAGATGTAGGAACAGCCGATTTCCTTACTAGTATTTTAATGGATCATGAATCTAAATCATGGATTCTAAGAAAGTATTTAAGCTAA
- a CDS encoding CsbD family protein, whose amino-acid sequence MNTTDLKGKWNQVKGKLKQEYADLTENDLLYEEGKEEELYGRIQERIGKSKDEIKKWIADL is encoded by the coding sequence ATGAACACAACAGATTTAAAAGGAAAATGGAACCAAGTAAAAGGAAAACTAAAACAAGAATATGCTGATTTGACAGAAAATGATTTACTGTATGAAGAAGGAAAAGAAGAAGAACTTTATGGTCGAATTCAAGAGCGAATTGGTAAATCGAAAGATGAAATTAAAAAATGGATTGCTGATTTATAA
- a CDS encoding AI-2E family transporter, protein MNSNKTYHPVLDIITFIAIIFIAYTLQEVIVPLLFAIILSVLVFPIVHFLEKKLRINRIFSALISIITLSLIIMIIATFVGVQMNEIASKSDQYYTSAKEKIIPLINKAEQSTGIQTEEIIQSENMKMGEMVKDNFSNITDFLLASGSLLSNLVIVPLYMFFFLLYRKFFIRFIYLICTKKGNKKETKTILEKLYGVQQNYLIGLLTVMLIVGCLNSIGLLLLGIDYPFFFGFLCALLLLIPYIGIIIGSLLPALVALATKDSIWYSLGVISIFGFIQFLEGNFITPKITGSKVSINAFVSILSIIVFSMLWGTSGMILALPVTASLKVLFDHSSKFEPIGFLLGQPTDEFLKSKARRRLKIWKEIRKNK, encoded by the coding sequence ATGAATTCAAATAAAACATATCATCCAGTACTAGATATTATTACTTTTATAGCAATAATCTTTATCGCCTATACATTACAAGAAGTAATTGTACCTTTATTATTTGCAATCATTTTAAGTGTTTTAGTATTTCCAATTGTACATTTTTTAGAAAAGAAACTTCGCATAAACAGAATTTTCTCTGCATTAATTTCAATCATAACATTAAGTCTAATTATAATGATAATTGCCACTTTTGTTGGAGTACAAATGAATGAAATCGCATCAAAAAGTGATCAATATTATACTAGTGCGAAAGAAAAAATAATTCCTTTAATTAATAAAGCCGAACAATCGACAGGAATTCAAACGGAAGAGATTATTCAATCCGAGAATATGAAAATGGGGGAAATGGTGAAAGATAACTTTTCAAACATAACCGATTTCTTATTAGCTTCTGGAAGTCTTTTGAGTAACTTAGTAATTGTTCCACTATACATGTTTTTTTTCTTATTATATCGTAAATTTTTCATCCGATTTATCTACTTAATCTGCACAAAAAAAGGAAATAAAAAAGAAACCAAAACAATTCTAGAAAAACTATATGGTGTGCAACAAAATTATTTAATTGGTTTATTAACCGTTATGCTAATTGTTGGTTGTTTAAATTCAATTGGCCTACTTCTTTTAGGTATTGACTATCCTTTTTTCTTTGGTTTTTTATGTGCACTACTATTATTAATTCCTTACATAGGTATTATAATTGGTTCGCTTCTACCTGCCTTGGTTGCTTTAGCTACAAAAGATTCAATTTGGTATTCTCTAGGAGTTATTTCTATTTTTGGTTTTATACAATTCTTAGAAGGTAATTTTATTACTCCAAAAATAACAGGTTCTAAAGTGAGTATTAATGCTTTCGTTTCTATTCTATCAATAATTGTTTTCTCAATGCTCTGGGGAACCTCTGGAATGATATTAGCATTACCTGTTACCGCAAGTTTAAAAGTCCTTTTTGATCATTCTTCAAAATTTGAACCTATCGGTTTTTTATTAGGGCAGCCAACCGATGAGTTTTTAAAGAGTAAAGCACGGAGACGATTAAAAATTTGGAAAGAAATTAGAAAAAATAAATAA
- a CDS encoding mechanosensitive ion channel family protein, translating into MSEQIELFKASINKSWQNFYEAMPTLLFAMLVFGLGLLLIKKFKSFAYIIIDKKSKDPLVSDFLVNVISLVLTIFLLVISLSILGFGEITDKILAGAGITTFIIGFALKDIGENFLSGIIMAFKRPFRIGDLIEINNFKGKVTNMSLRETLIKTLDGKEVFIPNGMVTKNGLINYTLDDLLRTDFSIGLDYNDDTAKAIDIIEDILKNKEGVLQNPEPYAVIDELATSTVNVKVSYWYMTNNIKVPGTKLRSQIMYSVFKTLMEKGFGLPSDIVEVKMLEK; encoded by the coding sequence ATGAGTGAACAAATTGAACTTTTTAAAGCATCTATAAATAAAAGCTGGCAAAATTTTTATGAAGCAATGCCAACATTACTTTTTGCAATGCTTGTCTTTGGCTTAGGTTTATTGCTAATTAAAAAATTTAAATCATTTGCCTATATCATTATTGATAAAAAATCCAAAGACCCTTTAGTTAGCGATTTCTTAGTTAATGTAATCTCTTTAGTGCTAACTATTTTTCTATTAGTAATTTCTTTAAGTATTTTAGGTTTTGGAGAAATTACAGATAAAATTTTAGCTGGAGCAGGAATTACCACTTTCATTATTGGTTTTGCGCTAAAAGACATTGGAGAAAACTTTCTTTCTGGAATTATAATGGCTTTCAAAAGACCTTTCAGAATTGGTGATTTAATCGAAATTAATAATTTTAAAGGAAAAGTAACCAATATGTCTTTACGAGAAACGTTAATTAAGACATTAGACGGAAAAGAAGTTTTTATTCCTAACGGTATGGTGACAAAAAACGGATTAATAAATTATACTTTAGATGATCTACTACGTACCGATTTTAGCATTGGTTTAGACTATAATGATGACACAGCAAAAGCGATTGATATTATTGAAGATATTCTAAAAAACAAAGAAGGTGTTTTACAAAACCCTGAACCCTATGCCGTAATTGATGAATTAGCTACAAGTACAGTAAATGTAAAAGTATCCTATTGGTACATGACAAACAATATTAAAGTACCTGGAACAAAACTTAGAAGTCAAATTATGTATAGTGTTTTTAAAACGTTAATGGAAAAAGGCTTTGGATTACCATCAGATATTGTTGAAGTAAAAATGTTAGAAAAATAG